One Kitasatospora sp. MAP12-44 DNA segment encodes these proteins:
- the rsgA gene encoding ribosome small subunit-dependent GTPase A, translating to MFNAASDTASTSTSSSLSGYGWTPELDELFAPLAEAGLTPGRLARVDRGQADVVVIDPDSGEPRTIRADTRPVGSAETIDNPCTGDWAAVDLAATPMPAVAALLPRGTAIIRKGAGARSDGQVLAANVDTVLIAVSLAGDPDIGRIERFLALAWESGAQPLVVLTKADLVDDADFIREDVERAAPGATVLVVSAETGEGLDVLRACTPGTTALIGQSGAGKSTLTNALTGSEAMTVQQTRSSDQKGRHTTTTRELFALPGGGVLIDTPGLREVGLYGGEGLALAFSDIEDLAADCRFHDCSHRAEPGCAVLAALADGSLPERRMESYLKLQRENEWIASRTDARLASERAKVWKTRAKEVRGRVRP from the coding sequence TTGTTCAACGCTGCTTCTGACACCGCTTCAACTTCGACGTCTTCTTCGCTGTCCGGCTACGGCTGGACTCCCGAGCTCGACGAGCTCTTCGCCCCCCTCGCTGAGGCGGGGCTCACCCCCGGCCGGCTCGCCCGAGTCGACCGCGGGCAGGCCGACGTGGTCGTCATCGACCCCGACAGCGGCGAACCGCGCACCATCCGCGCCGATACCCGGCCGGTCGGCAGCGCGGAGACCATCGACAACCCCTGCACCGGGGACTGGGCGGCCGTCGACCTTGCGGCCACCCCGATGCCCGCGGTCGCGGCGCTGCTGCCACGCGGCACCGCGATCATCCGCAAGGGCGCCGGCGCGCGCTCGGACGGCCAGGTGCTGGCCGCCAACGTCGACACCGTCCTGATCGCGGTCTCACTGGCCGGCGACCCGGACATCGGCCGGATCGAGCGCTTCCTGGCCCTGGCCTGGGAGAGCGGTGCGCAGCCGCTGGTCGTGCTGACCAAGGCCGACCTGGTCGACGACGCCGACTTCATCCGCGAGGACGTCGAGCGGGCGGCGCCGGGCGCCACCGTGCTGGTCGTCAGCGCCGAGACCGGCGAGGGCCTGGACGTGCTGCGCGCCTGCACGCCCGGGACCACGGCGCTGATCGGCCAGTCCGGCGCGGGCAAGTCCACCCTCACCAACGCGCTGACCGGCAGCGAGGCGATGACGGTCCAGCAGACCCGCAGCAGTGACCAGAAGGGTCGGCACACCACCACCACGCGCGAGCTGTTCGCGCTGCCCGGCGGCGGCGTGCTGATCGACACGCCCGGTCTGCGCGAGGTCGGCCTCTACGGCGGCGAGGGCCTGGCGCTGGCCTTCTCCGACATCGAGGACTTGGCCGCCGACTGCCGCTTCCACGACTGCTCGCACCGCGCGGAGCCCGGCTGCGCCGTGCTGGCCGCACTCGCGGACGGTTCGCTGCCCGAGCGCCGGATGGAGAGCTACCTCAAGCTCCAGCGCGAGAACGAGTGGATCGCCTCGCGGACCGACGCCCGGCTCGCCAGTGAGCGGGCCAAGGTGTGGAAGACCCGCGCCAAGGAGGTCCGGGGGCGGGTCCGGCCGTGA
- a CDS encoding YihY/virulence factor BrkB family protein: MQPSGETSRADADRPSRRRGKGARRASRRSSWRGTVWALIKDTANTCVEYRVTGLAAEAAFFTLLSIPPLLLCLAGTLGYLDDLLGAGTILKLQQDIITAAGTVLSSSSIDQIVKPLLNSVFENGRPDLISIGFVFALWSGSRALYIFIDTITVMYGLDGKRGIVKTRSMSLGLYLGALAIGSLVLPLLVAGPGLVVAAVPNIAGVVSALYWPVAILLLVVFLTTLYHLAVPASTPWREDLPGALVALGVLVICSVVLRVYLIHSVEGPTVYGKLAAPIAVLLWIFVVAIAVLIGAAMNAAIDRRWPSVETADARAENERASEHAAELLVREAGARRAAERAMMARALGLAEGVEEEDEDEDDEVPSEYPERWADFLPPTNVRGRLGAARGARRRRTPPPPPDSDRPGPRPSPHHAARPFPGPGAPAPGTPAPDAPVERPAEPWGSDGRFPGGLGPVDSSLPSYPPRPPWDGP, from the coding sequence GTGCAGCCATCAGGTGAGACCAGCAGAGCGGACGCGGACCGCCCGTCCCGACGGCGCGGCAAGGGCGCGCGGCGGGCGAGCAGACGGTCCAGCTGGCGCGGCACGGTGTGGGCGCTGATCAAGGACACCGCCAACACCTGCGTCGAGTACCGGGTCACCGGGCTCGCCGCGGAGGCCGCGTTCTTCACCCTGCTGTCGATCCCGCCGCTGCTGCTCTGCCTGGCCGGCACACTCGGCTACCTGGACGACCTGCTCGGCGCCGGCACCATCCTGAAGCTCCAGCAGGACATCATCACGGCGGCTGGCACGGTGCTCTCGTCGTCCTCGATCGACCAGATCGTCAAGCCGCTGCTGAACAGCGTCTTCGAGAACGGCCGGCCCGACCTGATCTCGATCGGTTTCGTGTTCGCGCTCTGGTCCGGCTCCCGCGCGCTCTACATCTTCATCGACACGATCACCGTGATGTACGGGTTGGACGGCAAGCGCGGCATCGTCAAGACCCGGTCCATGTCGCTGGGCCTCTACCTCGGCGCGCTGGCGATCGGCTCGCTGGTGCTGCCGCTGCTGGTGGCCGGGCCCGGGCTGGTGGTGGCGGCGGTGCCGAACATCGCCGGGGTGGTGAGCGCGCTCTACTGGCCGGTGGCGATCCTGCTGCTGGTGGTCTTTCTGACCACGCTCTACCACCTGGCCGTGCCCGCCAGCACGCCCTGGCGCGAGGACCTGCCGGGCGCTCTGGTGGCGCTGGGGGTGCTGGTGATCTGCAGCGTGGTGCTGCGGGTCTACCTGATCCACTCGGTCGAGGGCCCGACCGTCTACGGCAAGTTGGCGGCGCCCATCGCGGTGCTGCTCTGGATCTTCGTGGTGGCGATCGCGGTGCTGATCGGCGCCGCCATGAACGCTGCCATAGACCGCCGCTGGCCCAGCGTGGAGACCGCCGACGCCCGGGCCGAGAACGAGCGGGCCAGCGAGCACGCCGCCGAGCTGCTGGTCCGCGAGGCCGGGGCCCGACGGGCCGCCGAACGGGCCATGATGGCACGCGCGTTGGGGCTCGCCGAGGGCGTCGAGGAGGAGGACGAGGACGAGGACGACGAGGTGCCGTCCGAGTACCCCGAGCGCTGGGCCGACTTCCTGCCGCCGACCAATGTGCGCGGGCGGCTCGGCGCCGCGCGGGGCGCCCGCCGCCGCCGGACGCCGCCGCCCCCGCCGGACAGCGACCGGCCCGGCCCGCGCCCCTCGCCGCACCACGCCGCGCGCCCGTTCCCGGGGCCGGGCGCTCCCGCGCCGGGTACGCCCGCGCCGGACGCGCCTGTCGAGCGCCCGGCGGAGCCCTGGGGTTCGGACGGCCGCTTCCCCGGCGGACTGGGGCCGGTGGACTCCTCGCTGCCCAGCTACCCGCCGCGGCCCCCGTGGGACGGGCCGTAA
- a CDS encoding phosphoadenylyl-sulfate reductase, translating to MTSAVDLESVAIAAGRELEEASAQEVLRWAAETFGKRFCVTSSMEDAVVAHLASTALPGVDVVFLDTGYHFPETIGTRDAVAATMPLNVITLTPLQSVAEQDAQYGAALHDRDPDLCCSLRKVEPLQRGLSAYDAWATGLRRDESPSRANTPVVAWDAKRRKVKIAPIARWTQDDVDAYVNANGVLLNPLLWEGYTSVGCAPLSCTRKPGDGEQGRSGRWAGSGKTECGIHL from the coding sequence ATGACCAGCGCAGTTGACCTGGAGTCGGTGGCCATCGCGGCCGGCCGCGAGCTGGAGGAGGCCTCCGCGCAGGAGGTGCTGCGCTGGGCCGCCGAGACCTTCGGCAAGCGGTTCTGCGTCACCTCCTCGATGGAGGACGCGGTCGTCGCCCACCTGGCGTCCACCGCGCTGCCCGGCGTGGACGTGGTCTTCCTGGACACCGGCTACCACTTCCCGGAGACCATCGGCACCCGGGACGCGGTCGCCGCGACCATGCCGCTCAACGTCATCACACTGACCCCGCTGCAGAGCGTGGCCGAGCAGGACGCCCAGTACGGCGCCGCCCTGCACGACCGCGACCCCGACCTGTGCTGCTCGCTGCGCAAGGTCGAGCCGCTGCAGCGCGGCCTGTCGGCGTACGACGCGTGGGCCACCGGGCTGCGCCGCGACGAGTCGCCGAGCCGGGCGAACACCCCGGTGGTGGCCTGGGACGCCAAGCGCCGCAAGGTCAAGATCGCCCCGATCGCCCGCTGGACGCAGGACGACGTGGACGCGTACGTCAACGCCAACGGGGTGCTGCTCAACCCGCTGCTGTGGGAGGGGTACACCTCCGTCGGCTGCGCGCCGCTCTCCTGCACCCGCAAGCCGGGGGACGGCGAGCAGGGCCGGTCCGGCCGCTGGGCCGGATCGGGCAAGACCGAGTGCGGCATCCACCTCTAG
- a CDS encoding nitrite/sulfite reductase — protein sequence MPTTSDPAEHQPADAAKRPAAAARKVSRHRGEGQWGMGHYTPLNANEQFKKDDDGLNVRTRIETIYALQGFDSIDPSDLRGRMRWWGLYTQRKEGIDGGKTAILDPHELDAEYFMLRVRIDGGRLTVAQLKAIAEVSELYGRGTADLTDRQNIQYHWIRIEDMPAIWQKLEAVGLSTTEACGDTPRVILGSPVAGVAEDEIIDGTPAIEEIQRRFIGNPDFSNLPRKFKSAVSGSPQLDVAHEINDIAFVGVNHPEHGPGFDLWVGGGLSTNPKLGVRLGAWVPLDEVADVYGGVIGIFRDYGYRRLRNRARLKFLVADWGVEKFRQVLQEEYLKYDLIDGPAPEQPVGVWRDHVGVHRQKDGRFYVGFAPRVGRVHGKLLGQVAELAAAHGSDRLRTTAEQKMLVLDIAEDQVASLVAGLEELDLRVTPSPFRRGTMACTGIEYCKLAIVETKERGRTLIDELEARLPDFAEPLTININGCPNACARIQVADIGLKGQLVSDENGEQVEGYQVHLGGALGLEAGFGRKVRGLKVTSAGLPDYVERLLGRFQADRQEGERFAQWTARASEEQLS from the coding sequence ATGCCCACCACTTCCGACCCGGCCGAGCACCAGCCAGCCGACGCCGCAAAGCGTCCGGCTGCCGCCGCCCGCAAGGTGTCCCGCCACCGCGGCGAGGGCCAGTGGGGCATGGGTCACTACACCCCGCTGAACGCCAACGAGCAGTTCAAGAAGGACGACGACGGTCTCAACGTGCGGACACGCATTGAGACGATCTACGCCCTGCAGGGCTTCGACTCGATCGACCCCTCCGACCTGCGCGGCCGGATGCGCTGGTGGGGTCTGTACACCCAGCGCAAGGAAGGCATCGACGGCGGCAAGACCGCGATCCTGGACCCGCACGAGCTGGACGCCGAGTACTTCATGCTCCGGGTCCGGATCGACGGCGGCCGGCTCACCGTCGCCCAGCTGAAGGCGATCGCCGAGGTCTCCGAGCTGTACGGGCGCGGCACCGCCGACCTGACCGACCGCCAGAACATCCAGTACCACTGGATCCGGATCGAGGACATGCCCGCGATCTGGCAGAAGCTGGAGGCCGTCGGCCTGTCCACCACCGAGGCCTGCGGTGACACCCCGCGGGTGATCCTCGGCTCGCCGGTGGCCGGCGTCGCCGAGGACGAGATCATCGACGGCACCCCCGCCATCGAGGAGATCCAGCGGCGCTTCATCGGCAACCCGGACTTCTCCAACCTGCCGCGCAAGTTCAAGTCGGCGGTCTCCGGCTCCCCGCAGCTGGACGTCGCACACGAGATCAACGACATCGCCTTCGTCGGCGTCAACCACCCCGAGCACGGCCCGGGCTTCGACCTCTGGGTCGGCGGCGGGCTCTCCACCAACCCCAAGCTGGGTGTGCGACTGGGCGCCTGGGTCCCACTGGACGAGGTCGCGGACGTCTACGGCGGCGTGATCGGCATCTTCCGCGACTACGGCTACCGCCGGCTGCGCAACCGCGCGCGGTTGAAGTTCCTGGTCGCTGACTGGGGCGTGGAGAAGTTCCGCCAGGTCCTCCAGGAGGAGTACCTCAAGTACGACCTGATCGACGGCCCCGCCCCCGAGCAGCCCGTCGGCGTCTGGCGCGACCACGTCGGCGTGCACCGGCAGAAGGACGGCCGCTTCTACGTCGGCTTCGCCCCGCGGGTCGGCCGGGTGCACGGCAAGCTGCTCGGCCAGGTCGCCGAGCTGGCCGCCGCGCACGGCTCCGACCGGCTGCGCACCACCGCCGAGCAGAAGATGCTGGTGCTCGACATCGCCGAGGACCAGGTCGCGTCGCTGGTGGCCGGCCTGGAGGAGCTGGACCTGCGGGTCACCCCGTCCCCGTTCCGGCGCGGCACGATGGCCTGCACCGGCATCGAGTACTGCAAGCTCGCCATCGTCGAGACCAAGGAGCGCGGGCGCACCCTGATCGACGAGCTGGAGGCGCGGCTGCCCGACTTCGCCGAGCCGCTCACCATCAACATCAACGGCTGCCCCAACGCCTGCGCCCGTATCCAGGTGGCGGACATCGGTCTCAAGGGCCAGCTGGTCAGCGACGAGAACGGCGAGCAGGTGGAGGGCTACCAGGTCCACCTGGGCGGCGCGCTCGGCCTGGAGGCCGGCTTCGGCCGCAAGGTCCGCGGCCTCAAGGTCACCAGCGCCGGCCTGCCGGACTACGTCGAGCGCCTGCTCGGCCGCTTCCAGGCCGACCGTCAGGAAGGCGAGCGGTTCGCCCAGTGGACCGCCCGGGCCAGCGAGGAGCAGCTCTCATGA
- a CDS encoding aliphatic sulfonate ABC transporter substrate-binding protein — MASTQASTHTPTRPGAGRARRSLIAAAAGLTAVALLSACSGYGSKSGDQASGIPAANPSGTKLSTDSVKIGYFANLTHGTALVGLQEGLFQKELGATQIKPQVFNAGPAEIEALNAGSIDIGWVGPSPAINGYVQSQGQDLKIIGGSASGGVKLVVNPAKITSLDDLKGKKIATPQLGNTQDVALLNYLAGKGFKEDPQSGKGDVSVIRTDNKVTPDAYTSGAIDGAWVPEPTASALVAKGAKVLLDESDLWPNKQFVITNLVVSQKFLTAHPDVVEAVLRGSVNTNAFIKANPAKAEQDANDAIKAAGGSSLPPAVLDPAWAGIQFLDDPLAGTLQAEADHAVTAGLLKKPNISGIYDLTLLNKVLKAAGQPAVSADGLGTS; from the coding sequence ATGGCATCCACCCAGGCATCCACGCATACGCCCACCCGCCCCGGCGCCGGTCGGGCCAGACGGTCGCTGATCGCCGCGGCCGCCGGCCTGACCGCCGTCGCCCTGCTGAGCGCGTGCAGCGGTTACGGCTCCAAGAGCGGCGACCAGGCGAGCGGCATCCCGGCCGCCAACCCCTCGGGCACCAAGCTCTCCACGGACAGCGTCAAGATCGGCTACTTCGCCAACCTGACCCACGGCACCGCCCTGGTCGGCCTCCAGGAGGGCCTGTTCCAGAAGGAGTTGGGCGCCACCCAGATCAAGCCGCAGGTCTTCAACGCCGGCCCGGCGGAGATCGAGGCGCTGAACGCCGGCTCGATCGACATCGGCTGGGTGGGCCCCTCGCCCGCGATCAACGGCTATGTGCAGTCGCAGGGCCAGGACCTGAAGATCATCGGCGGCTCGGCCTCCGGCGGCGTCAAGCTGGTGGTCAACCCGGCGAAGATCACCTCGCTGGACGACCTCAAGGGCAAGAAGATCGCCACCCCGCAGCTGGGCAACACCCAGGACGTGGCACTGCTCAACTACCTTGCGGGGAAGGGCTTCAAGGAGGACCCCCAGTCCGGCAAGGGCGATGTCTCGGTGATCCGCACCGACAACAAGGTCACCCCGGACGCCTACACCTCCGGCGCCATCGACGGCGCCTGGGTGCCCGAGCCCACCGCCTCCGCGCTGGTGGCCAAGGGAGCCAAGGTGCTGCTCGACGAGAGCGACCTCTGGCCCAACAAGCAGTTCGTGATCACCAACCTCGTCGTCTCGCAGAAGTTCCTGACCGCCCACCCGGACGTGGTGGAGGCCGTGCTGCGCGGCTCGGTGAACACCAACGCGTTCATCAAGGCCAACCCGGCCAAGGCCGAGCAGGACGCCAACGACGCCATCAAGGCGGCCGGCGGCAGCTCGCTGCCCCCGGCGGTGCTCGACCCCGCGTGGGCCGGCATCCAGTTCCTGGACGACCCGCTGGCCGGCACCCTGCAGGCCGAGGCCGACCACGCGGTCACCGCCGGGCTGCTGAAGAAGCCGAACATCTCCGGAATCTACGACCTCACCCTGCTCAACAAGGTGCTCAAGGCGGCCGGCCAACCGGCCGTCTCCGCCGACGGGCTCGGCACCTCCTGA
- a CDS encoding GTP-binding protein gives MSTTIETTSLLRFATAGSVDDGKSTLVGRLLHDSKSVLSDQLEAVEHASRKRGQDVPDLALLTDGLRAEREQGITIDVAYRYFATPKRRFILADTPGHVQYTRNMVTGASTAELAVVLVDARNGVVEQTRRHAAVAALLRVPHVVLAVNKMDLTDYAEPVFAAIAAEFTAYAASLGIGDITAIPISALAGDNVVEPSAHMDWYGGPTLLEHLETVQVAGASGDEPARFPVQYVIRPQSGEFRDYRGYAGQLASGVLRTGDTVTVLPSGRTTTVAGIDVLGSDTGIAFAPQSVTVRLSEDIDISRGDLIASGPVAPATKDIEATVCHLHERPLRAGDKVLLKHTTRTVRALVKEISYRIDIDSLEQRTGSQELNVNDIGHVVLRTAEPLALDDYTANRRTGSFLLIDPADGTTLTAGMAGGTLGTAVAAIPDAFEEDWV, from the coding sequence ATGAGCACCACCATCGAGACCACCTCGCTGCTGCGCTTCGCCACCGCCGGCTCCGTCGACGACGGCAAGTCCACCCTGGTCGGCCGCCTGCTGCACGACTCCAAGTCCGTGCTGTCCGACCAGCTGGAGGCCGTCGAGCACGCCTCGCGCAAGCGCGGCCAGGACGTCCCGGACCTGGCGCTGCTCACCGACGGCCTGCGCGCCGAGCGCGAGCAGGGCATCACCATCGACGTCGCCTACCGCTACTTCGCCACCCCCAAGCGGCGGTTCATCCTCGCCGACACCCCCGGTCACGTGCAGTACACCCGCAACATGGTCACCGGCGCCTCCACCGCCGAGCTGGCCGTGGTGCTGGTCGACGCCCGCAACGGCGTCGTCGAGCAGACCCGCCGGCACGCCGCCGTCGCCGCGCTGCTGCGCGTGCCGCACGTCGTACTGGCCGTCAACAAGATGGACCTGACCGACTACGCCGAGCCCGTCTTCGCGGCCATCGCCGCCGAGTTCACCGCCTACGCGGCCTCGCTCGGCATCGGCGACATCACCGCGATCCCGATCTCGGCACTGGCCGGCGACAACGTCGTCGAGCCCTCCGCCCACATGGACTGGTACGGCGGCCCGACCCTGCTGGAGCACCTGGAGACGGTGCAGGTGGCCGGCGCCTCGGGCGACGAACCGGCCCGCTTCCCGGTCCAGTACGTGATCCGCCCGCAGTCCGGTGAGTTCCGCGACTACCGGGGCTACGCGGGCCAGTTGGCCTCCGGCGTGCTGCGCACCGGCGACACCGTCACCGTGCTGCCCTCGGGGCGGACCACCACGGTGGCGGGCATCGACGTGCTCGGCAGCGACACCGGCATCGCCTTCGCCCCGCAGTCGGTCACCGTCCGCCTCAGCGAGGACATCGACATCTCACGCGGCGACCTGATCGCCTCGGGCCCGGTGGCCCCGGCCACCAAAGACATCGAGGCCACCGTCTGCCACCTGCACGAGCGGCCGCTGCGCGCCGGCGACAAGGTGCTGCTCAAGCACACCACCCGCACGGTGCGCGCGCTGGTCAAGGAGATCTCCTACCGGATCGACATCGACAGCCTCGAACAGCGCACCGGCTCCCAGGAGTTGAACGTCAACGACATCGGCCACGTGGTGCTGCGCACCGCCGAGCCGCTGGCGCTGGACGACTACACCGCCAACCGCCGCACCGGCTCGTTCCTGCTGATCGACCCGGCCGACGGCACCACGCTCACCGCCGGTATGGCCGGCGGGACGCTGGGCACCGCCGTGGCGGCGATCCCCGACGCGTTCGAGGAGGACTGGGTCTGA
- a CDS encoding ABC transporter ATP-binding protein has protein sequence MSTALTDSTPADVPAPADASTDAPAVRISHVHKSFGRPGTANPVLDDITLDVAPGEFLCLLGASGCGKSTLLNLVAGLDKPTAGEIEVPSGRPALMFQEHALFPWLTAGRNIELALRLNGVARAERRPEAERLLELVRLGGSYGKRVHELSGGMRQRVAMARALAQGSRVLLMDEPFAALDAITRDVLHDEITRIWAERKLTVLFVTHNVREAVRLAQRVVLLSSRPGRVAREWQIDLPQPRRIESAGVADLSVEITEELRGEIRRHGQH, from the coding sequence ATGAGCACGGCACTGACCGACTCGACGCCCGCCGACGTCCCTGCTCCCGCTGACGCGTCCACCGATGCGCCCGCCGTACGGATCTCGCACGTGCACAAGTCCTTCGGCCGTCCCGGCACCGCCAACCCGGTGCTCGACGACATCACCCTCGACGTCGCCCCGGGCGAGTTCCTCTGCCTGCTCGGCGCCTCCGGCTGCGGCAAGTCCACCCTGCTCAACCTCGTCGCCGGGCTGGACAAGCCCACCGCCGGCGAGATCGAGGTGCCCTCCGGGCGCCCCGCGCTGATGTTCCAGGAGCACGCGCTCTTCCCGTGGCTGACGGCCGGCCGCAACATCGAGCTGGCGCTGCGGCTGAACGGCGTCGCCCGCGCCGAGCGCCGCCCCGAGGCCGAGCGCCTGCTGGAGCTGGTGCGCCTGGGCGGCTCGTACGGCAAGCGGGTGCACGAGCTCTCCGGCGGCATGCGCCAGCGCGTCGCGATGGCCCGCGCGCTCGCCCAGGGCAGCCGGGTGCTGCTGATGGACGAGCCGTTCGCCGCGCTGGACGCGATCACCCGCGACGTGCTGCACGACGAGATCACCCGGATCTGGGCCGAGCGCAAGCTCACCGTCCTGTTCGTCACGCACAACGTGCGCGAGGCGGTGCGGCTCGCGCAGCGCGTCGTGCTGCTCTCCTCGCGGCCCGGCCGGGTCGCCCGCGAGTGGCAGATCGACCTGCCGCAGCCGCGTCGCATCGAGTCGGCCGGCGTGGCCGACCTGTCCGTCGAGATCACCGAAGAACTGCGTGGGGAGATCCGCCGCCATGGCCAGCACTGA
- the cysD gene encoding sulfate adenylyltransferase subunit CysD has protein sequence MTTATTQAPLTGSGNAFTLSHLDALEAESVHIFREVAGEFERPVILFSGGKDSIVMLHLALKAFWPAQVPFELLHVDTGHNFPEVIEYRDRTVEKHNLRLHVAHVQDFIDDGRLRERPDGTRNPLQTVPLLDAIEKGKFDAVFGGGRRDEEKARAKERVFSLRDEFGAWDPRRQRPELWSLYNGKHAVGEHVRVFPLSNWTELDVWQYIERENIELPQIYYAHERDVFARDGMWLTAGEWGGPKETETVQRRLIRYRTVGDMSCTGAVDSDAATIGDVITEIAASRLTERGATRADDKMSEAAMEDRKREGYF, from the coding sequence ATGACGACCGCGACCACCCAGGCGCCGCTGACCGGCAGCGGCAACGCGTTCACGCTCTCCCACCTGGACGCCCTCGAGGCCGAGTCGGTGCACATCTTCCGCGAGGTGGCGGGCGAGTTCGAGCGCCCGGTGATCCTCTTCTCGGGCGGCAAGGACTCGATCGTCATGCTGCACCTGGCACTGAAGGCCTTCTGGCCGGCGCAGGTGCCCTTCGAGCTGCTGCACGTGGACACCGGCCACAACTTCCCCGAGGTCATCGAGTACCGCGACCGCACCGTCGAGAAGCACAACCTGCGCCTGCACGTCGCGCACGTGCAGGACTTCATCGACGACGGCCGGCTGCGCGAGCGCCCCGACGGCACCCGCAACCCGCTGCAGACCGTGCCGCTGCTGGACGCCATCGAGAAGGGCAAGTTCGACGCCGTCTTCGGCGGCGGCCGCCGCGACGAGGAGAAGGCCCGCGCCAAGGAGCGCGTCTTCTCCCTGCGCGACGAGTTCGGCGCCTGGGACCCGCGCCGCCAGCGCCCCGAGCTGTGGTCGCTCTACAACGGCAAGCACGCGGTGGGCGAGCACGTCCGGGTCTTCCCGCTCTCCAACTGGACCGAGCTGGACGTCTGGCAGTACATCGAGCGCGAGAACATCGAACTCCCGCAGATCTACTACGCCCACGAGCGCGACGTCTTCGCCCGCGACGGCATGTGGCTGACCGCCGGCGAGTGGGGCGGCCCCAAGGAGACCGAGACCGTGCAGCGGCGCCTGATCCGCTACCGCACGGTGGGCGACATGTCCTGCACCGGCGCCGTCGACTCCGACGCCGCCACCATCGGCGACGTGATCACCGAGATCGCCGCCAGCCGCCTCACCGAACGCGGGGCCACCCGAGCCGACGACAAGATGTCCGAGGCCGCCATGGAAGACCGCAAGCGCGAGGGGTACTTCTAA
- the cysC gene encoding adenylyl-sulfate kinase, whose amino-acid sequence MAAGDAAEAARAADPCGRGATVWLTGLPSAGKTTLAFALADRLRAEGHRVEVLDGDEIREFLSKGLGFSKEDRHTNVTRIGFVAERLASHGVKVLAPVIAPYADSRAAVRAQHAKNGTEFLEIHVATPVDVCSERDVKGLYAKQAAGEIANLTGVDDPYEAPENPDLRILTHTQSVAESAADLHALLTNRGLA is encoded by the coding sequence CTGGCCGCCGGGGACGCCGCAGAGGCGGCCCGCGCGGCCGACCCCTGCGGGCGCGGTGCCACCGTGTGGCTGACCGGGCTGCCCAGCGCGGGCAAGACCACCCTCGCCTTCGCCCTGGCCGACCGGCTGCGTGCCGAGGGCCACCGGGTGGAGGTCCTGGACGGCGACGAGATCCGCGAGTTCCTCTCCAAGGGGCTCGGGTTCAGCAAGGAGGACCGGCACACCAACGTGACCAGGATCGGCTTCGTCGCCGAGCGGCTGGCCTCGCACGGTGTGAAGGTGCTCGCCCCCGTGATCGCCCCCTACGCCGACTCCCGGGCCGCCGTCCGCGCCCAACACGCCAAGAACGGCACCGAGTTCCTGGAGATCCACGTCGCCACCCCGGTGGACGTCTGCTCCGAGCGCGACGTCAAGGGCCTCTACGCCAAGCAGGCAGCCGGCGAGATCGCCAACCTGACCGGCGTCGACGACCCGTACGAGGCTCCCGAGAACCCCGATCTGCGGATCCTGACGCACACCCAGTCGGTCGCCGAGTCCGCCGCCGACCTGCACGCCCTTCTGACGAACAGGGGTTTGGCATGA
- a CDS encoding putative leader peptide translates to MPSAGTTLVGRLHVDLLRVSSAICPVT, encoded by the coding sequence ATGCCGAGCGCCGGAACCACCCTAGTTGGTCGACTTCACGTCGATCTCCTTCGCGTGTCCAGCGCCATCTGTCCGGTGACCTGA